From Rutidosis leptorrhynchoides isolate AG116_Rl617_1_P2 chromosome 3, CSIRO_AGI_Rlap_v1, whole genome shotgun sequence, a single genomic window includes:
- the LOC139897269 gene encoding ent-kaurenoic acid oxidase 1-like, whose product MGFEELGYYVGILLGLILVIVWGVKSVNVWMYESSLTTTQKEFLPPGDMGLPFIGNMWSFLRAFKSSDPDSFVSDLVHRFGSKGLYKTLMFSKPSIIVTAPEVVRKVLLDDDAFQPGWPTATFQIAGRKSFIAISYEEHKRLRKLTRSPINGHEALSIYLPYIENNVVLALENWSKMGQIEFLTELRRLTFKVIMHIFLSSEIEHLIKSLEAECTILNYGLRAMAINIPGFAFYEALKARKRLVKVLQGVVIERRKKRETPQGITRKDMLDLLLECEDENDNGRKLDDEEIIDTLIAYLNAGHESSGHIIMWSTVFLQSHPEVFQTAKEEQERIVKNMSPGQKGLTLKEYRQMEYLSKVIDETLRVVSFSFMTFREAKKDVEVKGYVIPKGWKVLLWYRSLHQNPENFSKPKEFDPSRWDDFVPKPGTYLPFGGGSRLCPGNDLAKLEVSVFLHHFLLNYSFKRENPECPVMYLPHPRPKDHCLGEIIKGTK is encoded by the exons ATGGGATTTGAGGAATTAGGTTATTATGTGGGAATATTGCTAGGACTAATCCTGGTTATAGTATGGGGAGTTAAGAGTGTTAATGTGTGGATGTATGAATCATCGTTAACGACGACTCAAAAGGAGTTTCTGCCACCCGGGGATATGGGTTTGCCATTTATCGGCAACATGTGGTCCTTCCTTCGTGCCTTCAAGTCTAGCGATCCTGATTCATTTGTTTCGGATTTGGTTCATAG aTTTGGATCAAAGGGTCTTTACAAGACACTGATGTTCAGCAAACCTAGCATCATTGTGACTGCTCCTGAGGTAGTTCGCAAAGTATTATTGGACGATGACGCTTTTCAGCCCGGGTGGCCCACAGCAACGTTTCAAATCGCTGGAAGAAAATCTTTTATTGCAATATCTTATGAAGAACATAAAAGGCTTCGTAAGTTGACTAGGTCACCAATCAATGGACACGAAGCCTTGTCTATATACTTGCCCTACATTGAGAACAACGTGGTCTTGGCGCTGGAGAATTGGTCGAAAATGGGACAGATTGAGTTCCTTACTGAACTTCGAAGGCTAACTTTTAAAGTAATCATGCACATTTTTCTAAGCTCGGAGATTGAGCACTTAATAAAGTCCTTGGAGGCAGAGTGCACGATACTCAATTATGGTCTTAGAGCCATGGCCATTAATATTCCCGGTTTTGCATTCTATGAAGCGCTTAAG GCAAGAAAGAGACTTGTAAAGGTTCTGCAAGGGGTAGTAATTGAACGTAGGAAGAAACGAGAGACACCCCAAGGGATAACTAGAAAGGACATGCTTGATCTTCTCTTAGAATGTGAAGACGAAAATGATAATGGAAGAAAACTAGATGATGAAGAAATAATCGATACACTAATCGCGTACTTAAATGCAGGCCATGAATCTTCAGGCCACATCATAATGTGGTCAACTGTCTTCTTACAATCCCACCCCGAAGTCTTTCAAACAGCAAAG GAAGAACAAGAAAGGATTGTAAAGAACATGTCACCGGGGCAAAAGGGTTTGACTCTAAAAGAATATAGACAGATGGAATATCTCTCAAAGGTGATCGATGAAACACTTCGTGTGGTGTCCTTTTCATTCATGACATTTAGAGAAGCAAAAAAGGATGTCGAGGTCAAAG GTTATGTAATTCCTAAAGGATGGAAAGTGTTGCTATGGTATAGGAGTCTTCATCAAAATCCTGAAAATTTCTCTAAACCCAAAGAATTTGATCCTTCTAGATGGGAT GATTTTGTACCAAAACCTGGTACTTACCTTCCATTTGGAGGAGGAAGTAGACTTTGCCCCGGAAATGATCTTGCCAAATTAGAGGTTTCCGTCTTCCTTCATCATTTTCTCTTGAATTACAG TTTTAAAAGGGAAAATCCTGAATGCCCGGTGATGTATCTGCCTCATCCACGACCGAAAGACCACTGTCTCGGAGAAATTATTAAAGGTACAAAGTGA